The Usitatibacter rugosus genome segment CCGGCCCATGCCGATGATGCCGAGTGTCGCGTGGTGCACGTCCATGCCGAGGAAGGACTGCATTGCGAAAGCGACCTTCCAGTCGCCCCGGCGTACATAAGCATCGCCCTCCGGAATGCGCCGGGCGGCGGCCATCAGCAAGGCCCAGGTGAGATCCGCCGTGGTGTCGTCCAGCACGCCGGGCGTGTTGGTGACGCGAACGCCGCCCTTCGTGGCCGCGGCGACATCGATGTTGTTGTAGCCGACCGCGATGTTCGAGACGACCTTGAGCTGCGGGCTGCGCTCGAACACCGACGCGTCGAACTTGCACATCACCGTGGACATGGCCGCCGAGCACCCCGCGAGGTGCCCGGCGATCTGGTCAGGGGACCAAGGCGTGTCGTCCGGGTTCGTGACCACCTCGAAGCGCTGCGAGAGCGCCTCGATCACTTCCGGAAAGACCCGCCGTGTAACGAGGACCCTGCTCACCCGGTTCCGTAGATGAAGTTCGGCAGCCACAGCGTCATGCCCGGCCAGATGTACATGAGGATCAGGCACAGGATGACGATGAGCATGTACGGCATCATCCCCGCGAAGATCTGGTTCAACGTCACGTGCGCTGGAGCGACCCCCTTCAGATAGAAGGCCGACATCGCGACCGGAGGCGAAAGGAACGCCGCCTGCAGGTTGACCGCCACCATCGTCCCGAACAGCAGCGGGTCGATGTTGAAGTGCGCGAGCATCGGGATGAAGATCGGCACGAAGATCACGATGATCTCGGTCCACTCCAGCGGCCAGCCGAGGAAGAAGATGATCGCCTGCGCGAGCAGCATGAACTGCAGCGGCGTGAGGTTCATCCCGAGCACCCAGTGCTCGATGATCGCCTGGCCGCCGTGCAGCGCGAACACCGCCGAGAAGATCCCCGCGCCCACGAACAGCCAGCACACCATCGCGGTGGTCTTGGCCGTGAGGAACACGGACTCCTTGATGTTCTGCAGGAGCTTCTTCTTCGTGAACAGGTCGGTGATCCAGGGCACCGCCGTGCCGAGGAACAGCGCGCCCAGCGTGGCCGACACGACGTAGGTGGCCGGATCGTTGCGCAGCGACGCCAGGGCGAAGCCGATGATCGCGCCCACGAGGCTCCACCACAGCGTGGCCTTCATGTAGCGCGACATGCCTGCGAGATACATCGCTCCCAGAGCACCGACGGCGGCCGACTCCGTGGCCGTCGTGATGCCGAGCAGGATCACCGCGAGCACCACGAACGTGAGCACGCCCAGCGGCACGATGCTCTCCTCGAGCATCTTGAGAATCTCGATCCCCTCGCCGTCCATGCGCCAGTAGTAGATGAAGGTCACGAGCAGCGACAGCCCGAAGAGGCCCCAGAACCACGTGTAGAACGCCTCCGGCACTTTCCCCGTCTCGACCTTGTTGGCCACCTGGTCGCCCATCTGCTCCAGCGGCTCGTCCTTCGCCGCCTTCTCGATTTCCGTCGATTCGCCGCCCAGGGCCTGCGGGGCCTCGTCCTTCGGG includes the following:
- a CDS encoding TRAP transporter large permease; the encoded protein is MSDPALGLTMLGLIVVAIMMGFPTAFTLMGLGMLFGYVAFYDPAHQFLGNKVFDLLVQRTYGVMTNDQLLSIPLFVLMGYIIERAALVDKMFYSVQLAFRRMPASLAVTTLLVCAFWGIASGIVGAVVVLMGVIAMRPMLAAGYDTRLAAGVITAGGTLGILIPPSVMIIVYANVAGQSVVKLYAAAMVPGFFLTFLYLVYIIGWAMINPKIAPKLPADQFRLKVPDWLQKLEKGPSKRIAPRLLLAAVSPGRLRGSLDEHGKQVTYGNVVKHLVAFFVPLLLVLGTFLAVWWYVTIYSAPKTDPDAPAPMAMSATAMLPSKAEAPVSGGVEEPPKDEAPQALGGESTEIEKAAKDEPLEQMGDQVANKVETGKVPEAFYTWFWGLFGLSLLVTFIYYWRMDGEGIEILKMLEESIVPLGVLTFVVLAVILLGITTATESAAVGALGAMYLAGMSRYMKATLWWSLVGAIIGFALASLRNDPATYVVSATLGALFLGTAVPWITDLFTKKKLLQNIKESVFLTAKTTAMVCWLFVGAGIFSAVFALHGGQAIIEHWVLGMNLTPLQFMLLAQAIIFFLGWPLEWTEIIVIFVPIFIPMLAHFNIDPLLFGTMVAVNLQAAFLSPPVAMSAFYLKGVAPAHVTLNQIFAGMMPYMLIVILCLILMYIWPGMTLWLPNFIYGTG